The genomic DNA GGACAAGCGCGGATTCCTTGCCCGCGATTACCAGCACGACGCTCTCGGCTTCGGCTTCGACAAGGGAATTTCTAGCTTCAGCCTGTTGCTCGGTACTTACGATAACAAGTTCGATACCGGTTACCTCCGCGCTGAAGAAACCGTGAAACTCGGCGATGCGAAAATCAGCGCCGCCTACCGTGGAAACCTTCTCGATCCGATTCAGCACACGGCAGAAGTCTCGCACCGCATTGCAGGCCGCGCAAGCTACTATTTCGCGAAGAATCTCGGCCTCTACGGCGAAGTTGCCTACATCACCACGGGTGATGGCGAAAACCTCTCGGCAGCAAATGCCATCAAGTCTGAATACGCCCAGGGTACCGACTACGTTCCGTTCTTCGTGGGTGTGGAAATCCCGACTGCGGGCATCTTGAACAGCCTCTATGCGGAACTTGAATACGTTGGCGACCGTGACGAAATCCAGGCCGGTGCCGATGAACTCGCCTGGACGGTGAGCCTCATCAAGAAATTCGGCAAGCACAGCAAAATTCAGTTGAGCGCCTACAGTGAAAAGGAACTCTCTGATGTTGCCATTGCTGCCCGCTTTACCGCAAGCATCCAGTAATTACATCTCCAAAACCTTCCCCTGGCGTAACCCGCGCCGGGGGTCTTTTTTTATTTGCAATGCCTTAAAAGGGCAGCAATGTAGGCTTTGGCGTAGCGCGATGAAGTCCTTGACCTCGAAAAGAACGGCATTCGCATTATCCAGATTGACGAAGCTGCTCTCCGCGAAAAGTTGCCACTCCGCAAGAGCGACTGGCACAAGGAATACCTCGACTGGGCGATTCCCACATTCCGCCTGGTGCATGCGAAGGTGCCGCAAGAAAACGTGTGGGTAAACCCCGATTGTGGCCTCAAGACCCGCGGCGAAATCGAAACCACGGCAAGCCTCAAGAATCTCGTGGCGGCAGCAAAGAAATTGCGCAACGAAAAGTAAGTCGCTTTTGCATTTCGACTCGCAAAACACGTCCTCGACGTTATTAAACGCCAAGGGCGTTCTTTACTTACAGAGCAATGCGAAAGCCTGCACCGCCTTTTGCACATTCCTCTTATCCACCGAGGAATAGTTAATGACGAACTTGTGCACAGAGGGCTGCGCTTCGAAATAGTATTCCGAAAGGGCCTTGATGTTAACGCCTTTTTGGCGCAGCTGCCTGCAAAAATCGGAATCAGAACATTTTATCGACGCTTCCAAAATAAAGTGCAGACCGGCATCTTCTTCATAAATGCGAACAACGCTTGAAAGCCTGCTTTTTCTTATTGCCGATAGCAGTGCGTCGCGCTTGGCGCGGTAAAGGTTACGCATGCGGTTGATGTGAGTCTCGTAATACCCCAAGTCGATGAATTTAGCCATGACGTACTGGTCCAGATTCGATACGGAACAAGAGTAGAACGAAAGTTTCTGATGAAATTTTTCGACAAGATGCGGCGGGAGCACCATATAACTAAGCCTAATCGCAGATGTCATCGTTTTGGAGAATGTATTCAGGTAAATCACCTTCTCAGAAACATCGATGTTTTGCAACGCAGGAATAGGCTTTCCTGTCATGCGAAATTCGCTGTCATAATCATCTTCTACAATGTAGCGTCTCGGCGATTCAGTAGCCCAGCTGAGCAGGCGGTAACGCTCGCCAATGGGCATCACCTTTCCTGTCGGAAAATGATGGGCAGGGGAAATATGCATCACGTCAACGCCGAAATCTGCGACCGAGTCCACAAAGTTATCGTTCAGAATAGGGACGTGACGAACTTTGACACCGTATTGGCTATACAGCTTCGATATTTTGCTCCAACCAGGGTCTTCTACGCCATAGCACTTGTCAAATCCGAGCAATTGTACTAGCAAGCCATAAAGGTAATCAGTTCCGGCGCCAATGACAATCTGTTCGGGCGATACCTGGATATTTCTGAATTCGCGGAGCATGCGGGCTATGGCTCGGCGAAGTTCCAGCGAACCCATTCCCGGAGAAACTTGCAGCAAATCATTTTGCCTTTCGCAAAGGACCTCGCGAGTGATTTTTGCCCAAGTGGTAAAGGGGAACGCCTCGATATCGGAACCGTTACTTGCAAAGTCGGCAATGTATTTCGGGTTGATATGTTCTGACTCGTCGGTGAGTTCTGCGCGGAGCCTGCGGGTACGCGGCATCTTGCGTTTGCGTTGAGCACGAGGTTCCGCTGTTGCGTTGATGTCTGCAACAAAGAAGCCTTTTTTAGGGAGCGAGTAAATGTAGCCTTCGGCCAAGAGCTGTGCGTAAGCGTTTTCAACGGTCACAACGCTAACGCCAAGATTCTGCGCGAGGTTACGTTTGGAAGGGAGCTGTTCTCCGGCAAGGACGTTTCCGCTTACGATATCTTTTTTGATGCATTGGTAAAGGTAATGGTAAAGACTGTTTGCTCCCGCCTTGGACATATCGTAAGTGAACATGAAACTGACCTTATTAATATTGCTAATCTGATATTTAACTGACCTTATAAAAATAGTAAAAAACTGAATATTGTGCAGGCCAAGCGAATGTTTTAAATTACAGCCTGAAATTAAACCATTCCACAACCAAGGAGATTTATATGGCTGACCAGAATCGTTACGAACTCAACAAAAACCTAGCCCAAATGCTCAAGGGTGGCGTCATTATGGATGTGACAACCCCCGAACAAGCCAAAATTGCCGAAGCCGCTGGGGCCGCCGCCGTGATGGCCCTGGAACGCATTCCGGCCGATATCCGTGCCGCGGGCGGTGTATCGCGCATGAGCGACCCCAAGATGATTAAGGGTATTCAGGATGCCGTCTCAATCCCGGTGATGGCCAAATGCCGTATCGGTCATTTTGCCGAAGCGCAAATTTTACAGGCCATCGAGATCGACTACATCGACGAAAGCGAAGTGCTTTCTCCTGCCGACGACATTTTCCACATCAACAAGCGCGAATTTGACGTTCCGTTCGTGTGCGGCGCGAAGGATTTGGGCGAAGCGCTGCGCCGTATCGAAGAAGGCGCATCGATGATCCGTACCAAGGGCGAGCCGGGTACGGGCGACATCGTCCAGGCCGTACGACACATGCGCCTGATGAACCAGGAAATCGCCCGCATTTCGAGCATGCGCGAAGATGAACTCTTTAACCGTGCCAAGGAACTCCAAGTGTCGTACGACCTGGTGCGCTTCGTTCACGACCACAAGAAACTCCCCGTGGTGAACTTCGCTGCCGGTGGTGTTGCCACCCCCGCCGATGCCGCCCTCATGATGCAACTCGGTGCCGAAGGCGTTTTCGTAGGCTCCGGAATTTTCAAGTCCGGCAACCCCGCCAAGCGTGCCGCAGCCATTGTGCAGGCAGTTACCAATTACACCGATGCAAAGCTTATCGCCAAGCTCTCTGAAGACTTGGGCGAAGCCATGGTCGGTATCAACGAACAGGAAATCGCGCTGCTGATGGCCGAAAGGGGAAAGTAATGGGAATTAACAAACCGCAAATTGGCGTGCTAGCTGTGCAGGGGGCATTCATCGAACATGAACGCATTCTGCAATCACTCGGCGCCGAAGTATTTGAAATCAGGCAGTTACGCGACCTTGACCGCCATTTAGACGGTCTCGTACTCCCCGGTGGAGAAAGTACCGTGCAAGGGAAGCTTCTCCACGATTTGGGGCTTTTCGAGCCTCTTCGAAAAAAGATTGTCGAAGGCCTGCCTGTGCTTGCAACATGTGCCGGCGCAATCCTCCTTGCCGAAAAAATTGCAGGCGAAAACAAGGCGCATCTCGCGACGCTCCCCGCGATTATCCGCCGCAATGCCTACGGTCGGCAACTCGGCAGCTTCTTTACGGAAAACGAAGTCGCGCACGTCGGAAAAGTTCCGCAGACTTTTATTCGCGCGCCCTTCTTTGAATCGGTCGGCGAAGGCGTCGAAGTCCTTTCGCGTACGGCAAGTTCGAATACTGCAGATGCTCCCGAGCAAATCGTTGCCGTTCGCTACAAGAACCAGATTGCACTTTCGTTCCATCCGGAACTCAATAGCGACACGAGCATTCACCGGTATTTCTTGAAGTTAGTGGGATGATTCGCTTTCTACTTGCCAAGTGAAGCCTGCCGCCTCGATGGTGCGGAATGTTTCTTCGAGGCTCTGGCCGCCTTCGGTGAGGTAGCCCGAGGCAAAAATAGAATCAGCGATTTTGAAGAGCGTCTTCTCGTGTCCCTTGAAATACACTTCGCGGCCGGCGGCGCAGCGGATATCCGATTTCGGGAGCATCAGGCGCGCAAGGCAAAGCACCTTGATGCAGTATTCGGGCGTCAGCGCCGAAATATCACGCTTCGCTAGGCGCGTGCCTTCTACCGGCAGCAAGAAATTGATGGGCACCGAGTCCGGATTAATCTCCAGCAATTCGAAAAGCATGTCCACCACATCTTCGGGCGTTTCGCCCATGCCGATGATGCCGCCGGAGCAAATTTCGAAACCGAGGCCCTTCAGCATTTTCAGGTTGTCGATTCGTTCTTGGTAAGTGTGCGTGGTGCAGATGCTCGGGTAAAAACGACGGCTGCTGTTCAGGTTGTGATTGATGCGGTTCAACCCAGCTTCTTTAAGAATCAACGCCTGCTTTTCGGTAAGGAATCCGATGGAGCAACAGATTTGCGTGTCGTTCTTTTTCATCTTGCGGATGCGTTCGGCAAGTTTTTCGATGTCGTCGTCCGCAAAACGGATGCCGCTGAGCCCGATGCAGTGCCTCGCCAAATGCATTTCGTCAACGAGGTCGTTGTCGCCATAGAGTTTTTTATCCTCTACATAGCGGTACTTTTCAATAGGTGCCTCGGAGTCGCGCGACTGGGCGCAATAGGCGCAGTTCTGCGTGCAGTTTCCGCTGCGGACATTGGTGAGCAACTGGATGCTGACGCGGTTTCCTTTATACTTTGTACGCAATTTATATGCATTTTCAACAAGCGCAGGCAAGAGTTCTGCATTGGTATTCAGAATATTAAGAGCTTCTTCGCGGGTTAAAGACATTTTAATCCAAATAAAAAAGATGATGCTATAAAATACAAATCGGGTTTACGCGGCACAATATCCGGTGTTATACTATTTTCTTATACCTGCCGATAGCAAAAGGCTATTTTGCGTTTGGCACTTATAAAAAAAACCGATAATACCGCATAAGAATTAAGTATTGGACAATGGCAAAAACGGATTCTATATTTCGCCGCACAAAAGAACAACAAACAAAAACAATAAACAAGCGAGGTATAAGAATGAATCAGAATTTTGTCAAGTCCGCCGTTGCGGCAACCCTCCTGATTGCGGGAACTATCGGGTTTAGCGCATGCTCTTCTTCTGACGAACAGAAGGGCGAAGCATCCGCCAAGAAGGTCGAAAAGCAGACGCTCACCAACGTGTCTTACGACCCGACCCGCGAACTCTACGCGAACTACAACGAAGTCTTCAAGAAGCACTGGAAAGAAAAGACCGGTGGCGAAGTGGAAATCACGCAGTCTCACGGCGGTTCCGGCAAGCAGGCCCTGGAAGTGGCCAACGGTCTTGAAGCTGACGTGGTGACGCTCGCCCTTGAATTCGACGTGAACGCCGTGCGCGACGCGGGCCTCATCGAAGACGGCTGGGTCAAGGAATTCCCGCTGAACAGCTCCCCGTACACATCCACCATTGTGTTCCTGGTCCGCAAGGGCAACCCGAAGGGACTCAAGGATTGGGGCGATCTCGTGAAGCCGGGCATTGGCATCATCACGCCGAATCCGAAAACTTCCGGTGGCGCGCGCTGGAACTACCTTGCCGCCTGGGCATGGGCCGAGAACCAGTATAACGGCGACCAGGAAAAGGCGAAGGATTTCGTGAAGAAACTTTACGCCAACGTTCTCGTGCTTGCCTCGGGTGCTCGCGGCTCCACCACGACCTTTATCGAAAACGGTCAGGGCGACGTGTTGCTCTCCTGGGAAAACGAAGCGTTCCTCGCTCTCAAGGACTACCCGAACGACTACGAAATCGTAATCCCGAGCATCAGCATCCTGGCTGAGCCCTCTGTTGCCATCGTGGACAAGGTGGTTGACAAGCGCGGTACCCGCGAACTTGCCACCGAATACCTGAGCTACCTCTATAGCGACGAGGGCCAGCACATTGCCGCGAAGAATCATTACCGCCCCTCCAACAAGGAGATTCTCGCCCAGTACAAGGAATTCGACCCGAACGTGAACCTGTTCAGCATCGAACGTTTCGGCGGCTGGGACAAGGCGCAAAAGACGCACTTCTCCAACGGCGGCATCTTCGACCAGATTTACGAAAAGAAGTAAGCCAAGTTGTCATTCTGGAGCCTCAAAGAGGCGATAGAATCTAGAGCCAAATTGTCATAGCAAAAATCCTCGCTCTCCGGAGCGGGGATTTTTTTTGTATATTTACCCATATAGCAGTCAATCCCGCTGACAGCGATAAATTCCGGGCGGGTAGTTCAACTCTCTGCTTGACGCCGTTCTCCCTTTGCTGGCGCGACATGCCTGCGATTCGAGGACAGGAACCCTATGGGGAGGCCGGCCCCTGGCGATCAACGTAGAGCACCCCCACGTTTTGTGGGATTCCCAATCTGTCATCAACAGGTTTGTGAACCGGTGTTCTGCGTTTCTACACTCATGCTCCTGTTTACAAACTTCAATAAATTAAACAGGAGATTCTATGAATCGCACTCAACATTTGGCTATGCTCGAGGCCATGAAAATCGACAAGAAGAACCTGCTCAAGTACCAGCAGATTTACAAGTACGCCTACCTCCTGAGTGACGGTGTTTTCAAGATTGTTTTCGCCGAGGAAAAAGACCACACGCTGCTCATTTCGCTGGTGAACGCGATGCTCGACCTGCACGACGGTGACGCCATCAAGTCCATCACGCTCGAAATGCAGGAGTATCCCGGCATTTTCAGCAAGAAGGACTGCATTCTCGACATCATCGGCACGACCAACGCAGGCGAAAAGATCCTGGTTGAGGTCCAGCAGAAAAAGGACAAGTTCTTCAGGGATCGCGTGCAGTATTACCTTTCCCGCGTCATTGAGAACCAGGTCCATGTGAACGAAAAATACGAACTGCCGCGCATCTATTTTCTGGGCCTCCTTGATTTCGAAATGTTCCCGGAAGAACCCGCCGAATACATCCATCACGTGGACGAAATGTGCCATGGCAAGAAGTTCTTCCCGAAAATTCAGAAGGTTTTCGTTGAAATCGACAAGTTTTTCGAGCTTGAAAACGCTGGGACTACCCATGACGACAATTCCGAGGCGGCACAGTGGCTGCGTGCCCTCAAGGCGATTATCAAGGAGGAACCCGCTCCCGAGAAGATTTTGCAGAATGAAACTTTTCAGCACTTGATTAATTCTGTGAAATTGATTAACTTTGCAGAAGAACTTTTTAACGCCGAGGTAAAGAACATGACGGACTTGCGTGCTGAACACGAAGAAGGACTCGCCGAAGGGCGTGAGCTCGGTCAAGCCGAAGGTCGTGAACAGGGCCTTTCCGAAGGCCGTGAACAGGGTCTTTCCGAAGGTCGTGAGCAGGGGCTTTCCGAAGGGCGTGAGCTCGGTCAAGCCGAAGGCGAACTCAAGAGGGCTCGCGAAATAGCGGCAAAGATGCTCGCCAAGAACAAGCCTGTCGAAGAAATCGTGGAATTTACGGGGCTCACGGAATCCGAGATTCACGCGATTGAATCAACCCCCTAGGAGTTGACAACTTCCAAACGATTTAGGCGTTCCCTGCCAGGCCGATTTCGGCGGCGTGTTCACGCATGCCCTCGATGCAGATGGCGGCAACATCCTTCACGTCCATGCCGAGCAGGGTGCAGCCTTTCAAAATGTAGTCGCGATTGCATTTGGCGGCGAATTTCTTGTCCTTGAACTTCTTCATAAAACTTTTCACTTCGAGGTCCAGAATGCCGTTGGGGCGCATTCTCGCGCAGGCCTGGATGATTCCGGTGAGTTCGTCCACGGTGAACAGACTCTTTTCCATGTTGGTCTTGGGTTCCACCTGGTTCACGATTTCAAAACCGTGCGCCAAAATGGCACGCACGTCTTCTTCGGAGACGCCCTGCGCGAGCAGTTCCTTTTCGGTGTGCTGCAGGTGCTCTTCGGGGAATTCTTGGTAGTCGTAATCGTGCAGGTAGCCTACAGCCTGCCAATGTTCAACGTCTTCGCCGAAGTGTTTGGCCATGGCGCCCATGGCGTAGCATACGTTGAGGGAATGGATGACCAGCGATTCTTCGGTTACGTGGCCCTTGTTGATTTCTTTTGCGCGTTCAAGTGTCAAGCTCATCTAATGCCTCCAAATTTTCAGTGGTAATATAAATATTTTCGCATGTCGGTTACACCCTGTTTGTTATAGAAAAAATTGATAATTCAGCATAATTATTAAGTATTGGACACGCGTGAAATCCCGTTCTATATTTGGCGACGCTTATGAAAAGAAAGAGTGTTGTCATACCGGGCTTCGGCCTTACAACAGGGGTGACCCTGGCGATTTTGAGCGTGGTGGTGTTGATTCCGCTTGCTTCGCTGGTCGTGTTTTCGGCCCAGATGAGTGCGAGCGAGATTATCGACGTCATCACGCGGCCGCGCGTACTGTCTAGTTTTAAAGTGAGTTTCTTGACGGCTTTTGTCGCCTCGCTTATCAATGCGGTGATGGGCGTGATTCTCGCCTGGGTGCTGGTGCGTTACACGTTCCCGCTCAAGCGCATCGTGGACGGAACGATTGAGCTCCCGTTTGCGCTCCCTACGGCGGTGGCGGGCATCGCGCTTACGGCGCTCACTGCGGATACGGGCCTTATAGGCG from Fibrobacter sp. UWR3 includes the following:
- the bioB gene encoding biotin synthase BioB, coding for MSLTREEALNILNTNAELLPALVENAYKLRTKYKGNRVSIQLLTNVRSGNCTQNCAYCAQSRDSEAPIEKYRYVEDKKLYGDNDLVDEMHLARHCIGLSGIRFADDDIEKLAERIRKMKKNDTQICCSIGFLTEKQALILKEAGLNRINHNLNSSRRFYPSICTTHTYQERIDNLKMLKGLGFEICSGGIIGMGETPEDVVDMLFELLEINPDSVPINFLLPVEGTRLAKRDISALTPEYCIKVLCLARLMLPKSDIRCAAGREVYFKGHEKTLFKIADSIFASGYLTEGGQSLEETFRTIEAAGFTWQVESESSH
- a CDS encoding HD domain-containing protein; this translates as MSLTLERAKEINKGHVTEESLVIHSLNVCYAMGAMAKHFGEDVEHWQAVGYLHDYDYQEFPEEHLQHTEKELLAQGVSEEDVRAILAHGFEIVNQVEPKTNMEKSLFTVDELTGIIQACARMRPNGILDLEVKSFMKKFKDKKFAAKCNRDYILKGCTLLGMDVKDVAAICIEGMREHAAEIGLAGNA
- the pdxS gene encoding pyridoxal 5'-phosphate synthase lyase subunit PdxS — encoded protein: MADQNRYELNKNLAQMLKGGVIMDVTTPEQAKIAEAAGAAAVMALERIPADIRAAGGVSRMSDPKMIKGIQDAVSIPVMAKCRIGHFAEAQILQAIEIDYIDESEVLSPADDIFHINKREFDVPFVCGAKDLGEALRRIEEGASMIRTKGEPGTGDIVQAVRHMRLMNQEIARISSMREDELFNRAKELQVSYDLVRFVHDHKKLPVVNFAAGGVATPADAALMMQLGAEGVFVGSGIFKSGNPAKRAAAIVQAVTNYTDAKLIAKLSEDLGEAMVGINEQEIALLMAERGK
- a CDS encoding Rpn family recombination-promoting nuclease/putative transposase → MNRTQHLAMLEAMKIDKKNLLKYQQIYKYAYLLSDGVFKIVFAEEKDHTLLISLVNAMLDLHDGDAIKSITLEMQEYPGIFSKKDCILDIIGTTNAGEKILVEVQQKKDKFFRDRVQYYLSRVIENQVHVNEKYELPRIYFLGLLDFEMFPEEPAEYIHHVDEMCHGKKFFPKIQKVFVEIDKFFELENAGTTHDDNSEAAQWLRALKAIIKEEPAPEKILQNETFQHLINSVKLINFAEELFNAEVKNMTDLRAEHEEGLAEGRELGQAEGREQGLSEGREQGLSEGREQGLSEGRELGQAEGELKRAREIAAKMLAKNKPVEEIVEFTGLTESEIHAIESTP
- a CDS encoding PLP-dependent aminotransferase family protein, translating into MFTYDMSKAGANSLYHYLYQCIKKDIVSGNVLAGEQLPSKRNLAQNLGVSVVTVENAYAQLLAEGYIYSLPKKGFFVADINATAEPRAQRKRKMPRTRRLRAELTDESEHINPKYIADFASNGSDIEAFPFTTWAKITREVLCERQNDLLQVSPGMGSLELRRAIARMLREFRNIQVSPEQIVIGAGTDYLYGLLVQLLGFDKCYGVEDPGWSKISKLYSQYGVKVRHVPILNDNFVDSVADFGVDVMHISPAHHFPTGKVMPIGERYRLLSWATESPRRYIVEDDYDSEFRMTGKPIPALQNIDVSEKVIYLNTFSKTMTSAIRLSYMVLPPHLVEKFHQKLSFYSCSVSNLDQYVMAKFIDLGYYETHINRMRNLYRAKRDALLSAIRKSRLSSVVRIYEEDAGLHFILEASIKCSDSDFCRQLRQKGVNIKALSEYYFEAQPSVHKFVINYSSVDKRNVQKAVQAFALLCK
- a CDS encoding sulfate ABC transporter substrate-binding protein; protein product: MNQNFVKSAVAATLLIAGTIGFSACSSSDEQKGEASAKKVEKQTLTNVSYDPTRELYANYNEVFKKHWKEKTGGEVEITQSHGGSGKQALEVANGLEADVVTLALEFDVNAVRDAGLIEDGWVKEFPLNSSPYTSTIVFLVRKGNPKGLKDWGDLVKPGIGIITPNPKTSGGARWNYLAAWAWAENQYNGDQEKAKDFVKKLYANVLVLASGARGSTTTFIENGQGDVLLSWENEAFLALKDYPNDYEIVIPSISILAEPSVAIVDKVVDKRGTRELATEYLSYLYSDEGQHIAAKNHYRPSNKEILAQYKEFDPNVNLFSIERFGGWDKAQKTHFSNGGIFDQIYEKK
- the pdxT gene encoding pyridoxal 5'-phosphate synthase glutaminase subunit PdxT, translating into MGINKPQIGVLAVQGAFIEHERILQSLGAEVFEIRQLRDLDRHLDGLVLPGGESTVQGKLLHDLGLFEPLRKKIVEGLPVLATCAGAILLAEKIAGENKAHLATLPAIIRRNAYGRQLGSFFTENEVAHVGKVPQTFIRAPFFESVGEGVEVLSRTASSNTADAPEQIVAVRYKNQIALSFHPELNSDTSIHRYFLKLVG